The following proteins are encoded in a genomic region of Bacillus sp. Marseille-Q1617:
- a CDS encoding valine--tRNA ligase, whose amino-acid sequence METQDQLSMPTKYDPNAIEQGRYKWWLEGKFFEAKSEKEKEPYTIVIPPPNVTGKLHLGHAWDTTLQDILTRMKRMQGYDVLWLPGMDHAGIATQAKVDEKLRSQGISRHDLGREKFVEETWRWKEEYAEHIRKQWSKIGLGLDYSRERFTLDEGLSQAVQKVFIDLYNKGLIYRGEYIINWDPATKTALSDIEVIHQDVQGAFYHMRYPLADGSGHIEIATTRPETMLGDSAVAVHPEDDRYKHLIGKKVILPIVGREIPIVGDDYVDMEFGSGAVKITPAHDPNDFEIGNRHNLERILVMNEDGSMNEKADKYNGMDRFDCRKQIVKDLQESGVLFKIEEHMHSVGHSERSGAVVEPYLSTQWFVKMDPLAQEAVKLQDKEGEKVNFVPDRFETSYMRWMENTRDWCISRQLWWGHRIPAWYHKDTGEVYVGNEAPADSENWTQEEDVLDTWFSSALWPFSTMGWPDTEAEDFKRYYPTNTLVTGYDIIGFWVSRMIFQGLEFTGERPFKDVLIHGLVRAEDGRKMSKSLGNGVDPMDVIEKYGADSLRYFLSTGSSPGQDLRFSFEKVESVWNFANKIWNASRFALMNMAGMTYEEIDLSGEKSVADKWILTRLNETIENVTRLADRYEFGEVGRILYNFIWDDFCDWYIEMAKLPLYGEDEAAKKTTRSILAYVLDNTMRLLHPFMPFITEEIWQNLPHKGESITTAAWPEVNEDLTDAGASEEMKLLVEIIRAVRNVRAEVNTPMSKQIKLILKAKDEKILNMLDKNKAYIERFCNPEQLDMGTDITPPEKAMTAVATGVELFLPLQGLINIDEEIARLEKELEKWSKEVARVQGKLNNEKFVSKAPQKVVDEEKAKEKDYLEKQATVKSRIEELKTV is encoded by the coding sequence ATGGAAACTCAAGATCAATTATCGATGCCGACTAAATATGATCCCAATGCCATTGAGCAGGGAAGATATAAATGGTGGCTGGAAGGAAAGTTTTTTGAAGCGAAAAGCGAAAAAGAAAAGGAACCGTATACGATCGTCATTCCGCCGCCGAACGTAACAGGGAAACTCCATCTCGGCCATGCATGGGATACAACGCTTCAGGATATCCTGACGAGAATGAAGCGTATGCAGGGCTACGATGTATTATGGCTCCCAGGAATGGACCATGCAGGTATCGCCACACAGGCAAAGGTGGATGAAAAGCTGCGCAGCCAAGGAATTTCACGCCATGACTTGGGCCGTGAGAAATTCGTTGAAGAGACTTGGAGATGGAAAGAAGAGTACGCTGAGCATATCCGCAAGCAGTGGTCAAAGATCGGCCTTGGCCTTGATTACAGCCGGGAACGCTTTACGCTTGATGAAGGCTTATCCCAAGCCGTTCAGAAAGTTTTCATCGATCTATATAATAAAGGCTTAATCTACCGCGGTGAATACATCATCAACTGGGATCCCGCGACGAAGACTGCCCTGTCCGATATCGAGGTTATTCACCAGGATGTCCAGGGTGCCTTCTATCACATGAGATATCCGCTGGCAGATGGAAGCGGACATATCGAAATCGCGACAACACGTCCTGAGACAATGCTTGGTGATTCGGCTGTTGCTGTACATCCTGAAGACGATCGTTACAAGCACCTGATCGGTAAAAAGGTCATCCTTCCTATCGTTGGACGCGAAATCCCGATCGTCGGTGACGATTACGTAGATATGGAATTTGGTTCTGGGGCAGTGAAAATCACCCCTGCACACGATCCGAATGACTTTGAAATCGGGAACCGCCACAATCTTGAACGCATCCTTGTGATGAATGAAGACGGCAGCATGAATGAAAAGGCAGACAAATACAACGGCATGGACCGCTTTGACTGCCGCAAGCAGATCGTCAAAGACCTTCAGGAATCTGGCGTATTGTTCAAGATCGAAGAGCATATGCACTCAGTAGGACACTCCGAGCGAAGCGGAGCGGTAGTTGAGCCGTATCTATCGACTCAATGGTTCGTCAAGATGGATCCACTCGCTCAGGAAGCAGTCAAGCTGCAGGATAAAGAAGGGGAAAAAGTGAATTTTGTTCCCGACCGTTTCGAGACTTCATATATGCGCTGGATGGAAAATACCCGCGATTGGTGTATTTCCCGTCAATTATGGTGGGGACACAGAATCCCGGCATGGTATCATAAGGATACCGGTGAAGTATATGTAGGAAACGAAGCACCAGCAGACAGTGAAAATTGGACCCAGGAAGAAGACGTCCTCGATACCTGGTTCAGTTCAGCACTGTGGCCGTTCTCAACAATGGGCTGGCCGGATACGGAAGCGGAAGACTTCAAAAGATACTATCCGACGAACACGCTCGTAACTGGCTACGATATCATCGGGTTCTGGGTATCGCGCATGATTTTCCAAGGACTTGAGTTCACCGGTGAACGTCCATTCAAAGATGTCCTGATTCACGGTCTTGTCCGTGCAGAAGACGGACGAAAGATGAGTAAATCGCTCGGCAATGGAGTCGATCCGATGGATGTCATCGAGAAATATGGTGCCGATTCACTTCGTTACTTCTTATCAACAGGCAGTTCACCTGGTCAAGATCTGCGTTTCTCATTTGAGAAAGTGGAATCTGTTTGGAACTTTGCCAATAAGATCTGGAATGCATCCCGATTTGCATTGATGAATATGGCCGGTATGACCTATGAGGAAATCGATTTGAGCGGAGAAAAATCCGTTGCAGATAAATGGATCCTTACCCGTTTGAATGAAACGATCGAAAACGTGACGCGTCTTGCCGACCGTTATGAATTCGGTGAAGTAGGAAGAATTCTTTATAACTTCATCTGGGATGACTTCTGTGACTGGTATATCGAGATGGCGAAGCTTCCTTTATACGGGGAAGACGAAGCGGCCAAGAAGACGACCCGCTCGATTCTGGCATACGTACTCGACAACACAATGCGACTTCTGCATCCATTCATGCCGTTTATTACCGAGGAAATATGGCAGAACCTGCCGCATAAAGGCGAATCAATCACGACGGCAGCATGGCCGGAAGTGAATGAAGACCTGACCGACGCCGGTGCTTCAGAAGAAATGAAGCTCCTTGTAGAAATCATCCGTGCCGTACGTAATGTCCGTGCAGAGGTGAACACGCCGATGAGCAAGCAGATCAAGCTCATCCTCAAAGCGAAAGATGAAAAGATCCTGAATATGCTGGATAAAAATAAAGCATACATCGAAAGGTTCTGTAATCCGGAGCAGTTGGATATGGGGACGGATATCACCCCTCCTGAAAAAGCGATGACTGCAGTTGCGACAGGAGTAGAGTTATTCCTGCCATTACAGGGACTCATCAATATCGATGAAGAGATCGCCCGTCTTGAAAAAGAACTTGAAAAGTGGTCAAAAGAGGTAGCGCGTGTACAAGGGAAGCTGAATAACGAAAAGTTTGTAAGCAAAGCTCCTCAAAAAGTCGTAGACGAAGAAAAAGCCAAAGAAAAAGACTATCTTGAAAAGCAGGCAACGGTTAAATCGAGAATAGAAGAATTGAAAACCGTATAA
- a CDS encoding folylpolyglutamate synthase/dihydrofolate synthase family protein, with protein MMTYEEAVGWIHARLRLGIKPGLQRMNSLLEELGNPQEKIKSVHIAGTNGKGSTVTYLRNILQEAGYTVGTFTSPYFERFNERISVNGIPIPDEDLTSLVSLIKPIAEGMKDSEWGEPSEFEVITAMSMVYFAETARPDLVLYEVGLGGRLDSTNVITPLVSIITSIGMDHMNFLGDTIEKISYEKAGIIKRGVPVVSGVSQPEAIKVIRKAARENGSPVYQSGKDFLVHREAALDHGERFHFESSAQSGTFEISMLGAHQVQNAALALKAAELLRTQNEITYTELHLTDGLKKAYWPGRMEVVSEKPAVILDGAHNPEGIKALVTTIKERFSTKKVTILFSALKDKELKHMIGMLEEAASAISFTSFSFPRVARADELFALSDHPEKHKAGDWQLYIEEKLMSMDEDEVVFITGSLYFLSEVKPVLLQKLENSRKNK; from the coding sequence ATGATGACATATGAAGAAGCAGTAGGGTGGATCCATGCCAGGCTGAGATTGGGAATCAAGCCCGGGCTCCAGCGGATGAATTCTTTATTAGAAGAGCTCGGGAATCCCCAAGAGAAAATAAAATCCGTCCATATCGCCGGAACAAACGGGAAAGGATCAACGGTCACGTATTTACGCAATATCCTTCAAGAGGCAGGCTATACGGTCGGTACATTTACATCCCCTTACTTCGAACGTTTCAATGAGCGGATCTCTGTAAATGGAATTCCCATTCCCGATGAGGACCTCACTTCACTTGTTTCCCTTATAAAACCGATCGCAGAGGGGATGAAAGACAGCGAGTGGGGAGAACCGTCCGAATTTGAAGTGATCACGGCGATGAGCATGGTATATTTTGCTGAGACTGCAAGGCCGGATCTTGTTTTATATGAAGTAGGACTTGGAGGAAGGCTGGACTCAACCAATGTAATCACTCCCCTTGTTTCAATCATTACAAGTATCGGAATGGATCATATGAACTTTTTAGGGGATACGATTGAGAAAATTTCGTACGAGAAGGCCGGGATCATCAAAAGAGGTGTTCCGGTGGTATCCGGGGTTTCACAGCCTGAAGCAATAAAGGTCATTCGTAAAGCGGCAAGGGAAAATGGAAGTCCCGTTTATCAATCAGGGAAGGACTTTCTAGTTCACAGGGAGGCGGCTTTGGATCATGGAGAAAGATTTCATTTCGAATCCTCCGCACAAAGTGGTACTTTTGAAATTTCCATGTTGGGGGCGCATCAGGTACAAAATGCAGCGCTTGCCTTAAAAGCAGCGGAGTTACTTCGAACCCAAAATGAAATCACTTATACTGAACTGCACCTAACTGACGGATTAAAAAAAGCCTACTGGCCGGGCAGGATGGAAGTGGTCAGCGAAAAGCCGGCTGTCATTCTGGATGGTGCACATAATCCGGAAGGGATCAAAGCCCTGGTGACGACGATCAAGGAACGATTTTCAACCAAAAAAGTGACGATCCTTTTTTCCGCTTTGAAGGATAAAGAATTGAAACACATGATAGGGATGCTGGAAGAAGCTGCTTCGGCGATAAGCTTCACCTCTTTTTCTTTTCCGAGAGTAGCTCGTGCAGATGAATTATTTGCCTTGTCCGATCATCCCGAAAAACACAAAGCAGGGGACTGGCAGCTTTATATAGAAGAAAAACTGATGTCGATGGATGAAGATGAAGTGGTGTTTATCACAGGGTCGCTCTACTTTTTATCAGAGGTCAAACCAGTGCTTCTTCAAAAGTTAGAAAATTCTAGAAAAAACAAGTGA
- a CDS encoding sensor domain-containing diguanylate cyclase, with amino-acid sequence MQLSLKKRLWLLFAWLAIVPAGLYYTYQFYPPQNVEGNGWELITLVIFATFIPLMPIVINGSTIFFIQWVTLVGFLKYGLFVEIVLMQFSIIPLLLRIRMARSDWHRVPLNSLMFFIVSVSSGLIYFLLGGEIGARNIGEILPAALSYQVVSIMINQFVLLAYQRFVVVNDIRFYSKDFIWDFIANMIMFPMSLSLYFLTFQIGPFASLLIGIPFISLSMILKMYNSSEKINEYLQKAGEIGHQLTESLKVDEVLDIFLKKIIETLPVEYAYILDCKGDELVLLRRVESKEKNVHRFPALKKGRGISGMVWESGKSVIYDSRSEWGALADGYMPEGVESVLCVPIVRSQKVRGILLLASSKKKAYEKFQLMIVEILCSYFGVAIENARHHEKTKQNSERCALTKLYNYRYFEDMLSLEFNELEKGGRSSLSLIMLDIDHFKVINDNYGHQSGNEILIQLADRLCKLIGTKGTVARYGGEEFVILLPDTEREEALPLAERVRKIIANRPFVLHDSLQASNRKLMVRITASIGVATAPQDADDTMALIRHADRALYTGAKQAGRNRVAEYVK; translated from the coding sequence ATGCAGCTTTCACTTAAAAAGAGACTTTGGCTCCTATTTGCATGGCTGGCGATTGTGCCTGCCGGATTGTATTATACATATCAATTCTATCCTCCTCAAAATGTGGAAGGAAACGGTTGGGAACTGATCACACTCGTAATATTCGCCACATTCATCCCGCTCATGCCGATCGTCATCAATGGGTCCACCATCTTCTTTATACAATGGGTGACCCTTGTGGGATTTTTGAAATATGGATTGTTTGTGGAAATCGTTTTAATGCAATTTTCGATTATTCCTTTGCTTCTGCGCATCAGGATGGCCAGGTCTGATTGGCACAGAGTGCCTTTGAACTCTCTGATGTTTTTTATCGTTTCCGTTTCAAGCGGTTTGATTTATTTTCTGCTGGGCGGAGAAATCGGAGCGCGAAATATAGGTGAAATCCTGCCGGCAGCCTTAAGCTACCAGGTTGTATCCATCATGATCAATCAATTTGTACTATTAGCCTATCAGCGTTTTGTTGTCGTAAATGATATCCGTTTTTACAGCAAGGATTTCATCTGGGATTTCATTGCGAATATGATCATGTTCCCGATGTCGCTTTCACTGTACTTCCTCACATTCCAAATAGGTCCATTCGCCTCGCTTTTGATAGGTATTCCATTCATAAGCTTATCGATGATATTGAAAATGTATAATTCGTCTGAAAAAATTAATGAATACCTGCAAAAAGCAGGGGAAATCGGGCATCAGCTGACAGAGAGTCTGAAGGTGGACGAGGTTCTCGATATCTTTTTGAAAAAGATCATCGAAACTTTGCCTGTAGAATATGCATACATATTGGATTGTAAAGGAGATGAGCTGGTCCTTTTAAGAAGGGTCGAAAGCAAGGAGAAAAACGTGCACAGGTTTCCAGCACTGAAAAAGGGCCGCGGCATCAGCGGCATGGTATGGGAGTCAGGGAAGTCGGTCATATATGATTCGCGCTCTGAATGGGGAGCACTCGCAGACGGCTATATGCCTGAAGGGGTGGAAAGCGTCCTGTGCGTGCCTATTGTAAGAAGCCAGAAGGTAAGGGGGATCCTCCTCCTGGCTTCTTCGAAAAAAAAGGCTTATGAAAAATTCCAACTGATGATCGTAGAAATTCTGTGCTCTTATTTCGGTGTCGCCATTGAAAATGCAAGGCATCATGAAAAAACAAAGCAAAACAGTGAAAGATGTGCGCTCACGAAACTTTATAATTACCGTTACTTCGAAGACATGCTGTCCCTTGAGTTCAATGAGCTTGAAAAGGGTGGAAGATCATCCTTATCCCTGATCATGCTCGACATCGATCACTTCAAAGTCATCAACGATAACTACGGTCATCAGAGCGGAAACGAAATCCTGATCCAGCTCGCTGACCGATTGTGCAAGCTGATCGGAACAAAAGGCACGGTGGCTCGGTATGGCGGTGAGGAATTTGTCATTCTCCTCCCGGATACAGAAAGAGAGGAAGCCCTTCCGCTTGCGGAACGTGTGAGAAAGATCATCGCCAACCGACCATTTGTCCTCCACGATTCGCTGCAGGCATCCAACAGGAAATTAATGGTCAGGATCACCGCTAGTATTGGAGTCGCAACAGCCCCTCAAGATGCCGATGATACAATGGCCCTGATCCGCCATGCCGACAGGGCGCTGTATACAGGTGCAAAGCAGGCCGGACGCAATCGTGTGGCTGAATACGTGAAATAG
- a CDS encoding VanW family protein, which translates to MKTSIYTISVFLVLCTVYLFGFAYAGTYLYDRVFSSEDGTSKETKNVEEKEPELEDKLNSPEKMQVLAENEIGSVEATPELEDFFSSFSEIDIEPVSTFSILKFVEDQHISSLTNQELSLISTGLYEILLHSDMEIVQRHHGHTLPDFAELGYEARVDRELNQDFIFANPDSKSYKIRFQMTGDSLLFVLEGTLPYEVEISLQNKQTVKPRVIKQYTPYLDKGQTKTKTEGKAGVQIEVWKSMLDSTGAVLKEELISRDYYPPVHREELASLQDYTDSSNVARGTEGEAAAGSPVTSEGESGNSNHQEKDETVSDETDQDVQTDPQQASPDTEPSTDGEIHNPNMK; encoded by the coding sequence TTGAAAACATCAATTTATACCATTAGCGTTTTTTTAGTGTTATGCACAGTATATCTATTCGGCTTTGCGTATGCAGGGACCTATTTGTATGACCGTGTTTTCTCTTCGGAAGATGGTACCTCAAAAGAAACGAAGAATGTTGAGGAGAAGGAACCGGAGCTCGAAGACAAGTTGAACAGCCCTGAAAAAATGCAGGTATTGGCTGAGAATGAGATTGGGTCCGTTGAAGCAACTCCGGAACTTGAGGATTTTTTCTCTTCTTTTTCAGAAATCGATATCGAACCCGTCTCAACCTTTTCAATCTTGAAATTCGTTGAAGACCAGCATATAAGCAGCCTGACAAATCAGGAACTGAGCTTGATTTCCACTGGATTATATGAAATCCTGCTTCACTCCGACATGGAGATCGTACAGCGTCATCATGGCCATACACTGCCTGATTTTGCTGAACTTGGCTATGAAGCAAGAGTGGACAGGGAGCTGAATCAGGATTTCATATTTGCAAATCCGGACAGCAAATCCTACAAAATACGCTTTCAGATGACTGGGGATTCTCTATTATTTGTGTTAGAAGGAACACTCCCGTATGAAGTGGAAATTTCGCTGCAGAATAAGCAAACGGTCAAACCGCGGGTGATCAAGCAATACACCCCTTACCTCGACAAGGGTCAGACTAAAACAAAGACCGAGGGGAAAGCGGGTGTCCAAATTGAGGTATGGAAGAGCATGCTCGATTCCACTGGTGCAGTGTTGAAGGAAGAATTGATTTCACGTGATTATTATCCGCCTGTACACAGGGAGGAGCTCGCCAGCCTCCAAGACTATACCGACAGCAGCAATGTGGCCCGTGGAACAGAAGGGGAGGCTGCCGCCGGTTCACCTGTAACGAGTGAAGGAGAGTCAGGGAATTCCAATCACCAGGAGAAAGATGAGACTGTCAGCGATGAAACAGACCAGGATGTACAAACAGATCCGCAGCAGGCAAGTCCTGATACGGAGCCTTCAACAGACGGCGAAATTCACAATCCAAATATGAAGTAA
- a CDS encoding GspE/PulE family protein — translation MKMAQVRKRLGDLLVEAGLLTEEKLQQALKEKSKDQKLGDAILQKGYITEHQLIEVLEFQLGIPHVSLFRYPFDQKLFHLIPKDMAKRNLIIPLKKEGDKLFVAMADPMDFYVIEDLRLSTGFFIETAIATKDDILRSINKFYDMDESFEELKGLGNEPQGDQDETIMDQDSPIARLVNQILSNAMTQKASDIHIDPQETRVVIRYRVDGILRTERAIPKHMQSMLTARIKIMSQLDITEHRVPQDGRIKTNIDFRPIDLRVSTLPTIYGEKMVLRILDLSSSLNDLTQLGFNTLNMKRFQSLIERPTGIVLITGPTGSGKSSTLYAALNKLNSEEVNIITVEDPVEYQLEGINQIQVNANVGLTFAKGLRSILRQDPNIIMVGEIRDKETVEVAIRASLTGHLVMSTIHTNDSLTTVTRLLDMGVEPFLVATSLSGIVAQRLVRKVCRDCAVEETPTRREFDIFKRRGLTVEKINRGQGCAACNMTGYKGRLAIHEVLVINEEMKKIIMNNEPLSALREAAYRSKTIFLLDDGLLKVKQGITTTEEILRVAIE, via the coding sequence ATGAAAATGGCACAAGTACGGAAACGATTGGGTGACTTATTAGTGGAAGCAGGACTCTTGACCGAGGAAAAGCTTCAGCAGGCTCTTAAAGAGAAGAGCAAGGATCAAAAACTCGGTGATGCCATCCTTCAGAAGGGGTACATCACGGAGCATCAATTGATCGAGGTGCTCGAGTTTCAGCTGGGAATCCCTCATGTAAGCTTATTCCGATATCCGTTTGATCAAAAGCTATTTCACCTGATTCCTAAAGATATGGCGAAGCGGAACTTGATCATCCCCTTGAAAAAGGAAGGGGACAAGCTGTTTGTCGCGATGGCAGACCCGATGGATTTTTATGTGATAGAAGATCTTCGGCTGTCCACAGGTTTTTTCATTGAAACAGCGATTGCAACCAAAGATGACATTCTCAGGTCGATCAATAAATTCTACGACATGGATGAGAGTTTTGAAGAGCTGAAAGGATTGGGTAACGAACCCCAGGGCGACCAGGATGAAACGATCATGGATCAGGATTCGCCGATTGCCAGGCTCGTAAATCAGATCCTCTCGAATGCGATGACCCAGAAAGCAAGTGATATACATATCGACCCACAGGAAACGAGGGTCGTGATACGCTATCGTGTTGACGGTATCCTCCGGACGGAACGGGCGATCCCGAAACATATGCAGAGCATGCTGACAGCCAGGATAAAAATTATGTCCCAGCTGGATATCACTGAGCACAGGGTGCCCCAGGATGGACGGATCAAGACGAATATCGACTTCCGGCCGATCGATCTGCGGGTTTCGACGCTGCCGACTATTTATGGCGAAAAGATGGTTCTCAGGATCCTGGACTTGAGCTCTTCGCTTAATGACCTGACCCAGCTCGGTTTCAATACGCTGAATATGAAACGATTCCAGTCCCTGATCGAACGGCCGACAGGCATCGTCCTCATCACCGGGCCGACGGGATCAGGTAAATCGTCAACTCTTTATGCAGCTTTGAACAAGCTGAATAGTGAAGAAGTCAACATCATCACCGTCGAGGATCCGGTCGAGTATCAGCTTGAGGGAATCAACCAGATCCAGGTGAATGCAAATGTAGGACTGACATTTGCCAAAGGACTGCGCTCGATCCTGCGACAGGATCCGAATATCATCATGGTCGGGGAGATCCGGGATAAAGAAACGGTGGAAGTGGCCATCCGTGCGTCATTGACAGGTCATTTGGTCATGAGTACGATTCATACCAATGACTCGCTGACGACGGTCACCCGGCTTCTCGATATGGGGGTGGAGCCGTTCCTGGTGGCGACTTCGCTCAGCGGGATCGTTGCTCAGCGTCTGGTCCGGAAGGTGTGCCGTGACTGTGCAGTTGAAGAAACTCCGACGAGGAGGGAATTCGATATTTTCAAACGCAGAGGATTGACTGTCGAGAAAATCAACCGCGGACAAGGCTGTGCTGCCTGTAATATGACCGGTTATAAAGGCAGGCTTGCCATTCATGAAGTGCTGGTCATCAATGAAGAAATGAAAAAAATCATCATGAACAATGAACCGCTGTCAGCTTTAAGGGAAGCAGCGTACAGATCGAAAACGATCTTTCTATTGGATGATGGCTTGCTGAAAGTGAAGCAGGGGATTACCACGACAGAAGAAATTCTCCGGGTTGCAATCGAGTAA
- a CDS encoding type IV pilus twitching motility protein PilT, producing the protein MKERIDQLLRAAFELKASDIHLTVGSSPVFRIHGDLKRYGQDVLKPHDTEQMARAVIPEELWGDFKERGELDLSYAIPGVSRFRVNAYHQRSCISIALRVVPTKIPTLEELNLPDVLMRISEKPQGLVLVTGPTGSGKSTTLASMIQYMNQTMRKHIITLEDPIEYLHKHGSSIIDQREVGFDTNSFANGLRSALRQDPDVILVGEMRDLETIHTAITAAETGHLVLGTLHTSSAVSTIERIIDVFPSVQQSQIRVQLASVLQGIIAQRLLPTADRQGRVAATEVLLNNSAVANLIRSEKIHQIPSVMQTSKAMGMELLHSSVKRYVDMGMVSREAAQPYMQETVSV; encoded by the coding sequence ATGAAAGAACGCATCGATCAATTGTTAAGAGCAGCATTTGAATTAAAAGCTTCCGACATCCATCTTACCGTCGGATCCTCTCCCGTGTTCCGCATACACGGTGATTTGAAACGGTACGGGCAGGATGTCCTGAAGCCCCATGATACAGAACAAATGGCGAGGGCCGTCATCCCAGAAGAGCTTTGGGGTGACTTCAAAGAACGGGGAGAGCTTGATCTTTCTTACGCGATTCCGGGAGTCTCGCGTTTCAGGGTGAATGCGTACCATCAGCGCTCCTGCATTAGCATCGCACTGCGTGTCGTTCCGACGAAAATTCCCACGCTTGAAGAATTGAATCTTCCGGATGTACTGATGAGGATTTCCGAAAAGCCTCAAGGTCTGGTGCTCGTGACGGGACCGACGGGAAGCGGGAAATCGACCACCTTGGCTTCAATGATTCAATACATGAATCAAACGATGAGAAAGCATATCATCACACTTGAAGATCCGATCGAGTATCTCCACAAGCACGGCTCTTCGATCATCGATCAGCGGGAAGTCGGCTTTGATACGAACTCATTCGCAAATGGACTTCGCAGTGCTTTGAGGCAGGATCCAGACGTCATCCTGGTTGGGGAGATGCGTGACCTCGAGACGATCCATACGGCGATCACGGCCGCTGAAACCGGTCACCTCGTCCTCGGTACACTGCATACATCCAGTGCGGTGTCTACGATTGAACGGATCATCGATGTCTTCCCTTCCGTCCAGCAGTCGCAAATCAGGGTGCAGCTCGCATCGGTCCTTCAGGGGATCATCGCCCAGCGCCTTCTGCCGACTGCAGACAGGCAGGGGCGGGTGGCTGCAACCGAAGTGCTGCTGAATAATTCAGCTGTCGCAAACCTGATCCGTTCTGAAAAGATCCACCAGATCCCAAGCGTCATGCAGACCTCGAAGGCAATGGGAATGGAGCTTCTTCATTCGTCCGTCAAGAGATACGTGGACATGGGGATGGTCTCACGTGAAGCCGCTCAGCCATACATGCAGGAGACCGTTTCTGTATGA
- a CDS encoding type II secretion system F family protein gives MTRFKYEGRDRSGRKRGVITAPSRKEAMMRLKNQGIRVISAEEVPETLLTKEITLGNPVKLQQMVVFLRQFSTLLKAGVTVVDATRILSAQTSSKALAKVLGEVELELKEGNPLSEAFAKHRKVFEPLFINMLKAGEATGSLDETLERLGDHYEKQHTTRQKVIAALSYPAVVGMIAIGVVIFLLLAVVPTFVDMFADMGSELPLITRAVLGASEMVQKYWYILLLLVILAAVGITLLRRKKETKYYLDYAILRIPIFGSLIQKAVLARMTRTFSSLFSSSVPILQSMVILEKVVGNEVIARVIMESRDSLESGGSLTEPMKDHWAIPPLVSHMISIGEETGSLDGMLSKVADFYEKEVENTTDQLKSLIEPLMIVVLAGLVGTIVTAIMVPMFEMFNNVQNF, from the coding sequence ATGACGCGGTTTAAATATGAAGGAAGAGACCGGAGCGGCAGGAAGCGGGGAGTCATTACAGCCCCTTCAAGAAAAGAAGCAATGATGAGACTGAAGAATCAGGGTATCCGGGTCATCTCTGCCGAAGAAGTTCCGGAGACGCTTCTTACGAAAGAAATCACACTTGGAAACCCAGTGAAGCTTCAGCAGATGGTCGTATTTTTAAGGCAGTTTTCCACGCTCTTAAAAGCAGGCGTGACCGTCGTTGATGCAACGAGGATCCTTTCCGCTCAAACAAGCAGTAAAGCCCTAGCAAAGGTACTTGGTGAAGTGGAGCTGGAATTGAAAGAGGGGAATCCGCTGTCAGAAGCTTTTGCCAAGCATCGAAAGGTCTTTGAGCCTTTATTCATCAATATGCTGAAGGCCGGTGAAGCAACGGGGAGCCTCGATGAAACGCTCGAACGCCTCGGCGATCACTACGAGAAGCAGCATACGACCCGGCAGAAAGTCATTGCAGCACTCTCTTATCCTGCAGTGGTCGGGATGATCGCAATCGGCGTCGTCATCTTCCTGCTGCTTGCCGTCGTCCCGACCTTTGTTGACATGTTCGCCGATATGGGAAGCGAGCTGCCGTTGATCACACGGGCAGTTCTTGGCGCCAGTGAGATGGTGCAGAAGTATTGGTATATCTTGTTACTGCTCGTGATTTTGGCAGCTGTCGGGATCACCTTGCTAAGGCGCAAGAAGGAAACGAAATATTATCTGGATTATGCGATTTTACGGATTCCGATTTTCGGCAGCCTCATTCAAAAAGCGGTGCTTGCAAGGATGACAAGGACGTTCAGTTCATTATTTTCAAGCTCCGTCCCCATCCTTCAATCCATGGTGATCTTGGAGAAAGTCGTGGGGAATGAAGTGATTGCCCGAGTGATCATGGAATCAAGGGACTCCCTTGAGAGCGGGGGATCGCTCACTGAACCGATGAAAGATCATTGGGCGATACCGCCCCTCGTTTCACATATGATTTCCATAGGGGAAGAGACGGGGTCGCTCGACGGCATGCTCTCAAAAGTCGCCGACTTCTATGAAAAAGAAGTGGAAAACACCACTGATCAATTGAAATCACTGATCGAGCCGCTGATGATCGTCGTGCTCGCAGGCCTGGTAGGGACTATTGTCACAGCCATCATGGTGCCGATGTTTGAAATGTTTAACAATGTTCAAAATTTCTAG